From Candidatus Paceibacterota bacterium, a single genomic window includes:
- a CDS encoding four helix bundle protein: MSKSYENLDIWKNGTDFATLVYKVTLDFPKSEQFGITSQLRRAVVSAPLNIAEGSSRTSKKDYARFIEIAIGSLNEVVSLLVISKNLDYLTVQKYEEMKEAALGIGRSLGAFKKYLLK; the protein is encoded by the coding sequence ATGTCAAAAAGTTATGAAAATTTGGATATATGGAAAAATGGAACAGACTTTGCAACTCTGGTCTATAAAGTTACGTTGGATTTTCCAAAATCTGAACAGTTTGGTATCACATCTCAATTGCGCCGCGCGGTAGTTTCCGCCCCTTTGAACATTGCCGAGGGATCAAGTCGTACTTCTAAGAAAGATTATGCTCGATTCATAGAGATAGCCATAGGTTCTCTGAATGAGGTGGTAAGTTTACTCGTTATATCCAAGAATCTTGACTATCTAACAGTACAAAAGTATGAAGAAATGAAGGAAGCAGCCTTGGGTATCGGTCGGTCGCTTGGCGCTTTCAAGAAATATCTATTAAAATAG
- a CDS encoding type IIA DNA topoisomerase subunit B: MAERKAKETTEKKTATPKGAKTAGKYGAEEITVLEGLEAVRRRPGMYIGTTGPEGLHHLVWEVFDNSRDEAMGGFADRIEVALLPEGRVRVADNGRGIPVDIHSKTKVSALETIMTTLHAGGKFGGEGYKVSGGLHGVGVSVVNALSRYVKAVVHRDGGMYMQEYTKGGKAKAKVKKVRASKLTGTVITFEADPEIFTEIAYDWNKIVSHLRQQAYLVKGLSIAILDLREYTGGVEDEAGLYLRDLGLECPSMSFYFEGGLLSLVKFQNRHQKSVHKNIFYVEKEADDVGVEISLQYVDDISARISAFANNIYNPEHGTHITGFKTALTRTLNNYSKKAGGKEGEAFTGDDVLEGITVVVSVKMPEIQFEGQTKGKLGSVEARGAVESVFSEAFSTFLEEHPEDAKMIIGKATLALKARKAAKAAKDSVLRKGALEGLTLPGKLADCSTRNADESELFIVEGDSAGGSSKQGRDRRTQAILPLRGKILNVERARLDRMLASNEIKSLVVALGTAIGDTFDIEKLRYHKIIIATDADVDGAHIRTLLLTLFYRYFKPIIEGGYLYIAQPPLYKIKKGREVSYAYTEDDKIKILGKDAEVIEETPEGATDVEEDAEEAETGEAKAKSSKKVHIQRYKGLGEMNPEELWETTMDPEHRVLKQVTIEDVQEADRIFDTLMGTDVASRKTFIQSNAKYAQLDI, from the coding sequence ATGGCTGAGAGAAAAGCAAAAGAGACCACCGAAAAAAAGACCGCAACCCCCAAAGGTGCCAAGACTGCGGGGAAATATGGTGCAGAGGAGATCACGGTCCTTGAGGGGCTTGAGGCGGTGCGCCGTCGCCCGGGAATGTATATCGGCACGACCGGCCCGGAAGGGCTCCATCATCTCGTATGGGAGGTGTTTGATAACTCACGCGATGAAGCGATGGGCGGCTTTGCAGACCGTATTGAAGTAGCGCTTTTGCCCGAGGGCAGGGTGCGTGTTGCTGACAATGGTCGCGGTATCCCGGTCGACATTCACTCGAAGACAAAAGTCTCGGCGCTTGAGACGATCATGACAACACTTCACGCCGGCGGTAAGTTTGGCGGTGAAGGTTATAAGGTCTCCGGCGGACTCCACGGTGTGGGTGTCTCCGTGGTGAACGCACTCTCAAGGTATGTGAAGGCGGTTGTGCACCGCGATGGCGGTATGTACATGCAGGAGTACACCAAGGGTGGCAAAGCAAAGGCGAAAGTAAAGAAAGTAAGAGCGTCAAAACTCACCGGAACCGTGATCACCTTTGAGGCTGACCCGGAAATCTTTACTGAGATTGCCTACGATTGGAATAAGATCGTCTCACATCTTCGCCAACAGGCGTACCTGGTCAAAGGTCTTTCTATTGCCATCCTCGACTTGCGTGAGTACACAGGAGGGGTCGAGGATGAAGCCGGTCTTTATCTCCGCGACCTCGGTCTTGAGTGTCCGTCGATGTCATTTTACTTTGAAGGTGGACTCCTTTCGTTGGTGAAATTCCAGAACCGCCACCAGAAGTCGGTTCATAAGAATATCTTTTATGTTGAAAAAGAGGCGGATGATGTTGGGGTCGAGATCTCGCTCCAGTACGTTGACGATATCTCAGCACGCATCTCAGCATTTGCAAACAATATCTATAATCCAGAACACGGGACACACATCACCGGCTTCAAGACGGCACTCACGCGCACACTCAACAACTACAGCAAGAAGGCTGGCGGCAAGGAGGGCGAAGCATTCACCGGAGACGATGTGCTTGAAGGTATCACGGTAGTGGTATCGGTTAAGATGCCGGAGATCCAGTTTGAAGGGCAGACCAAAGGCAAGCTTGGGTCTGTTGAAGCACGCGGAGCTGTCGAGAGTGTCTTTAGCGAAGCGTTCAGCACTTTCCTCGAAGAACATCCTGAGGACGCTAAGATGATCATCGGTAAGGCGACGCTCGCGCTTAAGGCTCGCAAGGCAGCAAAAGCAGCCAAGGACAGTGTACTTCGCAAGGGAGCGCTCGAAGGGCTCACGCTCCCCGGAAAGCTCGCTGATTGTTCTACAAGGAATGCTGATGAGTCCGAGCTCTTCATTGTGGAGGGAGACTCTGCAGGAGGCTCCTCAAAACAGGGACGCGACCGGCGCACACAGGCGATCCTCCCACTTCGTGGCAAGATTCTCAATGTTGAGCGCGCACGTCTCGACCGCATGCTTGCCTCGAACGAGATTAAATCACTCGTGGTTGCGCTTGGTACTGCGATTGGAGATACATTTGATATTGAAAAGCTTCGCTACCACAAGATCATCATCGCAACCGATGCTGATGTGGACGGAGCGCACATTCGCACACTCCTTCTCACACTCTTCTATCGCTACTTCAAGCCGATCATTGAGGGTGGGTACCTCTACATCGCGCAACCACCGCTGTATAAGATTAAGAAAGGGCGCGAGGTGTCCTACGCGTACACAGAAGATGATAAGATAAAAATCCTTGGGAAAGATGCCGAGGTGATTGAAGAGACACCGGAGGGAGCAACTGATGTGGAGGAAGACGCAGAGGAAGCGGAAACAGGCGAGGCGAAAGCAAAGAGTTCAAAGAAGGTTCATATCCAGCGTTACAAAGGTCTTGGTGAGATGAACCCTGAGGAACTCTGGGAGACGACTATGGACCCTGAGCACCGTGTACTCAAGCAGGTTACCATTGAGGATGTGCAAGAAGCCGATCGCATCTTTGACACACTTATGGGTACTGATGTGGCGTCACGCAAGACATTCATCCAATCGAACGCGAAGTACGCACAGTTGGATATTTAA
- a CDS encoding sortase, which produces MKDQGIKGHTGSLVTAIVAVRWRFLFLFVFMFGMTLFLLSMVGLVPERITEREPAGTEVAYASREYAGDPKRILIPSVGVDANIENPQSREIEALDRALKEGVVRYPGTGVLTENANIFLFGHSSYLPSVINKNYQVFNNLQKLGAGDEIFVDSGDMRYVYRVTSVVLDEAGNVVVDFSRGERMLTLATCNSFGEKDERYVVRAKYVGSYLLTI; this is translated from the coding sequence ATGAAAGACCAAGGAATAAAAGGGCACACAGGTTCTCTCGTTACCGCCATTGTGGCGGTGCGGTGGCGTTTTCTCTTTCTCTTTGTCTTTATGTTTGGTATGACGCTCTTCTTGCTTTCAATGGTTGGGCTTGTCCCCGAGAGGATCACAGAGCGAGAGCCTGCAGGCACTGAGGTTGCGTATGCTTCTCGTGAGTACGCGGGGGACCCTAAGCGGATCCTCATCCCTTCAGTCGGAGTGGATGCTAATATTGAAAATCCACAGAGCCGCGAGATCGAGGCACTTGATCGTGCCCTCAAGGAAGGAGTGGTACGATATCCCGGCACCGGAGTGCTTACCGAAAATGCAAATATTTTTCTTTTCGGACACTCCAGCTACTTGCCGAGCGTCATCAACAAGAACTATCAGGTATTCAACAATCTACAGAAGCTTGGTGCGGGGGATGAGATCTTTGTTGATTCGGGGGATATGCGATATGTATACCGCGTCACATCGGTTGTGCTTGATGAAGCGGGAAATGTTGTTGTTGACTTCAGTCGTGGAGAGCGGATGCTCACACTTGCGACCTGTAACTCTTTTGGAGAGAAAGACGAGCGATACGTTGTCCGCGCAAAGTACGTAGGAAGCTACCTGCTTACGATCTAG
- a CDS encoding phenylalanine--tRNA ligase beta subunit-related protein, which translates to MLISYNWLQTYFDTKLPTPDELAEKLTFHSFEIEGVEKTENDTVIDVDVLPNRAHDCLSHRGIAKELSVLFEIPLNRDVLREDEPEFSESKLLSVDIEDSLLCRRYSAAVIRGVKVAPSPEWLKARLEALGQRSINNIVDATNYVMFGLGQPLHAFDMKKLEERDGAYRINVRSAHDGESITTLTGEGYELTPQTLLITDGNSDAPIGIAGIKGGKIAEVDQETTDIVLESANFNPAHTRKSSQILKLRTDASTRFENELAPEYAPYGLREVVALILDIAGGEAEGYVDIFPRQQSIPYITGVSLEEINSLLGTSVKEQDVEQILDRFGFVFERVSPIDRVLEEARKHEGVSYKYGASIRFDAPKAFDCSSFVSYVFSRAGVGVPRIAIDQYVCGEEVAEDDLKPGDVVFSIGKDTEARESFKRVADGAEVTVQAVKYQTIEYMPGTAVVSGVSHCGIYLGDGKVIHAAGKSSDNQVVVNDIAHDVNFANIVGYRRMVDTAPRFVVAVPFERLDLRIKEDLIEEIGRVYGYENVSEIPVEKEKQKVSVNKNFYYAEKIRDLLTTKGFAEVYTYSMGESGDIEIENPIAEDKKFLRTSLVGGLSGSLGLNTKNAPLFGGGDVRIFEIGKVFSDDIEYTSLGIASSNSKNVLEVLTDLSGELEQKIEASESNKELFVCNLDMLVANLPEPKEYDVSVEQKQVVYRPFSSYPFALRDIAVWVPEKVTADDLLEEIVSVAGDLLVQSSLFDEFSKDGRVSYAYRLVLQSPERTLSDEDIDAVMNRVTVQLSNKEGFEVR; encoded by the coding sequence ATGCTCATATCTTACAACTGGCTCCAGACATATTTTGATACAAAGCTCCCAACTCCCGACGAGCTTGCTGAGAAGCTCACTTTCCATTCGTTTGAGATTGAGGGGGTCGAGAAGACAGAGAACGACACAGTGATCGATGTAGATGTCTTGCCAAACCGTGCACACGATTGTCTCTCGCATCGTGGCATCGCGAAAGAACTCTCGGTTCTCTTTGAGATACCGCTTAATCGTGATGTGCTTCGTGAAGACGAGCCGGAGTTCTCTGAGTCGAAGCTTCTCTCGGTTGATATCGAGGACTCTCTTTTGTGCCGCAGGTATAGCGCTGCGGTTATTCGCGGGGTAAAAGTCGCACCATCACCCGAGTGGCTCAAAGCGCGTCTCGAGGCGCTTGGACAGCGCTCGATAAACAACATTGTGGACGCGACCAACTACGTCATGTTTGGGCTTGGACAGCCACTTCACGCATTTGACATGAAGAAGCTTGAGGAGCGGGACGGTGCGTATCGTATTAACGTGCGTTCAGCACATGACGGGGAGAGTATCACGACACTCACTGGTGAAGGGTATGAACTCACACCTCAGACGCTCCTCATTACCGACGGTAATAGTGACGCACCGATCGGGATTGCGGGCATTAAAGGTGGGAAGATAGCCGAGGTTGATCAAGAAACGACCGACATTGTGCTTGAGTCTGCGAATTTCAACCCGGCACACACGCGCAAAAGCTCGCAGATACTCAAGCTTCGCACTGATGCGTCGACTCGTTTTGAGAATGAACTTGCGCCGGAGTATGCGCCATACGGCCTTCGTGAAGTGGTTGCGCTCATCCTCGATATCGCCGGCGGCGAAGCTGAGGGGTATGTTGATATATTTCCACGACAGCAGAGTATTCCATACATAACAGGAGTATCACTTGAGGAGATCAACAGTCTTTTAGGCACTTCTGTGAAGGAACAGGATGTCGAGCAAATACTCGATCGTTTTGGATTCGTGTTTGAGAGGGTGTCGCCGATTGACCGGGTCCTTGAAGAAGCTCGGAAACACGAGGGTGTGTCGTATAAGTATGGAGCAAGTATTCGGTTTGACGCACCCAAGGCATTCGATTGCTCGTCGTTTGTCTCATATGTGTTCTCTCGCGCCGGGGTGGGGGTGCCGCGTATCGCTATTGATCAGTACGTATGTGGCGAGGAGGTGGCTGAAGACGACCTAAAGCCGGGGGACGTAGTTTTCTCTATTGGGAAGGATACAGAAGCACGAGAGTCGTTCAAGCGAGTTGCAGACGGTGCTGAGGTAACCGTACAAGCTGTTAAGTATCAGACCATTGAATACATGCCGGGTACTGCGGTTGTAAGTGGGGTGAGTCACTGTGGTATCTACCTCGGCGATGGGAAGGTGATCCATGCGGCGGGGAAGAGTAGCGACAATCAAGTGGTGGTCAATGATATTGCTCATGATGTGAATTTTGCAAATATTGTGGGGTATCGCCGCATGGTGGATACCGCTCCGCGTTTCGTTGTTGCGGTGCCATTTGAGCGGCTTGATCTTAGAATCAAAGAAGATCTTATTGAGGAAATCGGCCGTGTGTATGGGTATGAGAATGTCTCTGAGATACCTGTGGAGAAAGAGAAACAGAAGGTCTCAGTAAATAAGAATTTTTATTATGCAGAGAAGATACGCGACCTCCTCACCACAAAAGGGTTTGCTGAGGTATATACATATTCAATGGGTGAGTCTGGCGACATTGAGATTGAGAACCCGATTGCCGAAGATAAAAAGTTCCTCCGCACATCGCTTGTTGGCGGGCTTTCCGGTTCTCTTGGACTCAACACCAAGAACGCACCGCTTTTTGGTGGGGGAGATGTGCGCATCTTTGAAATCGGCAAAGTTTTTTCGGACGACATCGAGTACACTTCGCTTGGTATTGCATCCTCAAACAGCAAGAATGTTCTTGAGGTGCTGACAGACCTCTCAGGCGAACTTGAGCAAAAGATCGAGGCGTCTGAAAGTAATAAAGAGTTGTTTGTGTGCAACCTCGATATGCTAGTTGCAAATCTTCCTGAGCCGAAGGAGTACGATGTCTCAGTCGAGCAAAAGCAGGTTGTGTACAGACCATTCTCGAGCTATCCGTTTGCACTTCGCGACATTGCGGTGTGGGTGCCGGAGAAGGTGACAGCCGATGATCTTCTTGAGGAGATTGTGTCTGTTGCAGGAGACCTGCTCGTACAAAGCTCACTCTTTGATGAGTTTTCGAAAGACGGAAGAGTCTCGTATGCTTACCGGCTCGTCCTTCAATCACCCGAGAGAACCCTCTCTGATGAAGATATTGATGCGGTCATGAATCGTGTGACCGTGCAACTAAGCAACAAAGAAGGATTCGAAGTTCGGTAA
- the pheS gene encoding phenylalanine--tRNA ligase subunit alpha, whose translation MTAEHTAHIHPITRMIREINAIFGEMGFTFAEGPEIETEHYNFDALNVPANHPARDMWDTFWLKPLNAKKLLRTHTSPVQVRYMEAHKDDLPIRIIAPGKVYRHEATDMTHEAQFYQVEGLMIGKDVTLAHLKGVLTTFFEKFFGADVEVRLRPSYFPFVEPGVEIDMRLVGENVPERLAGKWIEIMGAGMVHPKVLESSGIDPREWQGFAFGTGVERLGMLKYGIDDTRLFHTGDLRFVNQF comes from the coding sequence ATGACTGCTGAACATACAGCACACATACACCCCATCACGCGCATGATCCGCGAAATAAACGCGATTTTTGGCGAGATGGGTTTTACCTTTGCAGAAGGTCCTGAGATCGAGACCGAGCACTACAACTTTGACGCACTCAATGTGCCGGCTAATCACCCCGCGCGTGATATGTGGGATACTTTCTGGCTTAAACCACTTAACGCAAAGAAACTCCTCCGCACCCACACCTCACCCGTCCAGGTGCGCTATATGGAAGCGCACAAGGACGATCTCCCGATCCGGATTATTGCGCCGGGCAAGGTCTATCGACATGAGGCGACTGACATGACACATGAAGCGCAGTTTTACCAAGTCGAGGGGCTTATGATTGGGAAAGATGTGACCTTAGCGCACCTCAAGGGGGTACTCACCACCTTTTTTGAGAAGTTCTTCGGCGCGGATGTCGAGGTCAGGCTTCGTCCGAGCTATTTCCCGTTTGTGGAGCCGGGGGTTGAGATTGATATGCGCTTGGTGGGGGAGAATGTACCCGAGCGGCTCGCGGGGAAGTGGATTGAGATTATGGGCGCCGGCATGGTCCATCCGAAGGTGCTTGAGAGCTCAGGTATTGACCCGCGAGAATGGCAGGGTTTTGCGTTCGGTACCGGTGTTGAGCGGCTCGGCATGCTTAAGTACGGCATTGATGACACGCGCCTCTTTCACACAGGCGACCTCAGGTTCGTCAATCAGTTCTAA